The following are encoded together in the Geobacter sulfurreducens PCA genome:
- a CDS encoding polysialyltransferase family glycosyltransferase codes for MGQRDISETIPGLGNNCLIEEGSPHAPEHVMTVFVIESPFQVMNAIEAVHHFKFKDNVLIVLLSGLFSKESYERIIDKKQWKEVRYIPFRYKLTNSDFGLHPPKNVYERMQELYLTLDRSVKKKVINNMCRSLGRVDNLVLGSYRRYYDIHMRHIANNVDHNRLFLIDVGTDTLEIGRQRIEEHNAGSGVLGDEPAKSLKSMLRDKLVEWDGTGVDSLTFFTSYDFEVSDPDRVIKNDYRYFKSLADRAAVSDCVWFIAQPLVEQEYLTHEVYVRYLAKVKQYFSGRPVFYIPHPRESGRYIDLARDEFGFETKRFDVPVEYAVTVGGSRPQCIASFFSSALENFAVIFGNRIDIKAFYLHVSDLLKNHESVDEVYSLYVSKGMDIEVVS; via the coding sequence TTGGGACAACGTGACATATCTGAAACAATTCCCGGGCTCGGCAACAACTGCCTGATTGAAGAAGGATCCCCACATGCACCGGAGCACGTTATGACAGTATTTGTAATAGAATCGCCATTTCAGGTGATGAATGCCATAGAGGCGGTCCATCATTTCAAATTCAAAGACAATGTCCTCATAGTATTGTTGTCAGGACTTTTCAGCAAGGAAAGCTATGAAAGAATTATCGACAAGAAACAGTGGAAGGAAGTCAGGTATATCCCTTTTCGCTATAAATTGACCAACAGTGATTTCGGACTTCATCCGCCGAAGAACGTCTATGAAAGGATGCAGGAGCTTTACTTGACGCTGGATCGATCAGTCAAGAAAAAGGTCATCAATAACATGTGCCGGTCGTTGGGCCGGGTTGACAATCTTGTGTTGGGCAGTTACCGGCGGTATTACGACATTCATATGAGGCACATCGCCAACAATGTCGATCACAACAGACTGTTCCTGATAGATGTGGGAACGGATACTCTCGAAATCGGCAGGCAGAGGATTGAAGAACACAATGCCGGCTCCGGTGTCCTCGGGGATGAACCGGCTAAATCGTTGAAAAGTATGCTTCGCGACAAGTTGGTGGAGTGGGACGGGACCGGTGTGGACTCGCTTACCTTTTTCACCAGCTATGATTTCGAGGTATCCGACCCGGATCGAGTCATCAAGAACGACTATCGTTATTTCAAGTCGCTCGCCGATAGGGCGGCAGTCTCCGACTGTGTCTGGTTCATCGCCCAGCCGCTGGTGGAGCAGGAATACCTGACCCATGAAGTCTACGTCCGTTACCTGGCAAAGGTGAAGCAGTATTTCTCCGGTCGACCGGTCTTCTATATTCCCCATCCGCGTGAGTCGGGCAGGTATATCGACTTGGCACGGGATGAGTTCGGCTTTGAAACGAAACGATTTGACGTTCCGGTCGAGTACGCCGTTACCGTAGGCGGCAGCCGGCCCCAGTGCATCGCATCATTCTTCTCCTCAGCATTGGAGAATTTTGCCGTAATTTTCGGGAACCGTATCGATATCAAGGCGTTTTACCTGCATGTTTCCGATCTCCTCAAGAACCATGAGAGTGTTGACGAGGTGTATTCGCTTTACGTGTCAAAGGGGATGGACATCGAGGTCGTTTCCTGA
- a CDS encoding polysaccharide pyruvyl transferase family protein, whose translation MKVFFINDSTSNHNWGDRAAAIALRKMICASGARIVGAVTEDDLKFSLLYKQSDPTESLAQKIVKQFIPPLVTKARMLIDRILPAAGSDDMIPASWDQFESAADTVLRDPHVRSSLVKVIEDADLAVIHGDGCMVGNTRIARAELFLSYLIKKRFGKPVIMVNHTADFDHPTLRAMAENVYPLFDDVVFRDPISAQRCTSLCRGRFSADTAFLFKPAPLADWLPVAQRPTYFDVWPDTACFDPAKPYLCIGGSSIFSYNGTPQELIERVAALVTHIGSIYRGQIVLTVSDIVDQAVFRPIAQQLNLPLVGLTTPVQQAVDIIGNAQAYVGGRWHPSIFALRGGTPVVPISSKTFKMQALIEMSGLASCTFDALSIDQEKERMGQQLMSYIAQGDGLRHQLKLWAEEKSKNCWDNVTYLKQFPGSATTA comes from the coding sequence ATGAAAGTCTTCTTCATCAATGACTCCACGAGTAACCACAACTGGGGAGACCGGGCCGCCGCCATCGCCCTCAGGAAGATGATCTGCGCCAGCGGTGCCCGGATCGTCGGTGCGGTAACCGAAGATGACCTCAAGTTTTCGCTGCTGTACAAGCAGAGCGATCCGACGGAGAGCCTGGCGCAGAAAATCGTCAAGCAGTTCATCCCACCGCTGGTGACCAAGGCCAGGATGCTGATTGACAGGATTTTGCCCGCTGCCGGCAGCGACGATATGATACCTGCTTCGTGGGATCAGTTCGAGAGCGCAGCCGATACGGTCCTGAGGGACCCCCATGTTCGCTCCTCCCTGGTGAAGGTGATCGAAGATGCTGATCTGGCGGTGATCCACGGCGACGGCTGCATGGTGGGCAATACCCGGATTGCGCGGGCCGAATTGTTTTTGAGCTACCTGATCAAAAAGCGGTTCGGCAAGCCGGTGATCATGGTGAATCACACCGCGGATTTCGATCACCCCACACTGCGCGCCATGGCCGAGAATGTCTACCCGCTGTTCGATGACGTGGTGTTCCGCGATCCCATTTCAGCCCAGCGCTGCACGTCTCTGTGCCGCGGCAGATTCAGCGCCGACACGGCGTTCCTGTTCAAGCCCGCGCCCCTGGCCGACTGGCTGCCCGTTGCTCAACGCCCTACCTATTTCGACGTGTGGCCCGATACGGCCTGCTTCGACCCGGCCAAGCCCTACCTCTGCATCGGCGGCTCGTCCATTTTCTCGTACAACGGCACGCCGCAGGAGCTGATCGAGCGCGTTGCAGCGCTGGTAACCCATATCGGCTCCATCTACCGGGGGCAGATTGTCCTGACCGTCTCGGACATTGTAGATCAGGCGGTCTTCCGCCCCATTGCCCAGCAGTTGAATTTGCCCCTGGTGGGCCTGACGACGCCGGTGCAGCAGGCCGTCGATATCATCGGCAATGCCCAGGCCTACGTGGGAGGGAGATGGCATCCGAGTATTTTCGCCCTGCGCGGCGGGACTCCGGTTGTTCCCATATCATCCAAGACCTTCAAAATGCAGGCGCTGATCGAAATGTCGGGGCTGGCGTCGTGCACCTTTGACGCCTTGAGCATCGATCAGGAGAAGGAACGGATGGGACAGCAGCTCATGAGCTACATTGCACAAGGAGATGGGCTGAGGCATCAGCTGAAGCTATGGGCTGAGGAAAAATCGAAGAACTGTTGGGACAACGTGACATATCTGAAACAATTCCCGGGCTCGGCAACAACTGCCTGA
- a CDS encoding GNAT family N-acetyltransferase produces the protein MKPAFTVERFDGSNPHEVWAHCSAIARTMVYPSFFCSGDWLKVAAENLCPGDEAYILLAKDADDIRGVLPLVRKRNALGGTDLHYLGSDFYPDPLGLICSPADRADCAAALRNHLLNAPDWDRLILDFLLEDEPADWTLPGKPVSVAPFKVLPRDFSELLGEFKKKKRYNLRAMVKKLLDAGGELAASSGPESNIAYLDALFFLHEKRASERSLDSSFTGPRVQSLHRALVAASDNVRFFGLRLNGQMIAVIYGFEFCNRFFYYQVAHDPDHGHLSPGTVLLYLVIEACCVNGLTEFNFLQGDETYKGIWTNDSRILYRCVLNRSTWRSRVFSAVEESRGYVKRAMGLMSRGN, from the coding sequence ATGAAACCGGCTTTTACCGTAGAACGTTTCGACGGGAGCAATCCGCATGAGGTGTGGGCGCACTGTAGCGCCATTGCCCGGACCATGGTCTACCCCAGCTTCTTTTGCAGCGGTGACTGGTTAAAGGTTGCGGCGGAGAATCTGTGCCCGGGGGACGAAGCGTATATCCTTCTGGCCAAAGATGCCGACGACATCCGGGGGGTGCTCCCCCTGGTCAGAAAGCGCAACGCCCTCGGAGGTACCGACCTGCACTACCTGGGCTCGGATTTTTATCCCGATCCGCTTGGCCTGATCTGTTCGCCTGCCGATCGGGCCGATTGTGCCGCTGCCCTGAGAAACCATCTACTCAATGCCCCCGATTGGGACCGATTGATACTGGACTTTCTGCTGGAGGACGAACCGGCTGATTGGACTCTGCCCGGCAAGCCGGTTTCAGTGGCGCCGTTTAAAGTGCTGCCACGGGACTTTTCCGAGCTGCTGGGAGAGTTCAAGAAGAAAAAGCGCTACAACCTGAGAGCGATGGTGAAAAAGCTCCTTGATGCCGGTGGAGAGCTTGCTGCTTCTTCGGGGCCGGAATCGAACATAGCGTATCTGGACGCCTTGTTTTTCCTGCATGAGAAAAGGGCGAGCGAAAGGTCGCTGGACAGCAGCTTCACTGGACCGAGGGTGCAATCGCTCCACCGAGCCCTTGTTGCTGCGTCGGATAATGTGAGGTTTTTCGGACTCAGGCTCAATGGGCAGATGATAGCTGTGATCTACGGCTTCGAGTTCTGCAATCGCTTTTTCTACTACCAGGTGGCCCACGACCCGGACCATGGCCACCTCAGCCCGGGGACGGTGCTGCTCTATCTCGTGATTGAAGCCTGTTGCGTCAACGGACTGACGGAATTCAACTTCCTCCAGGGAGATGAAACCTATAAAGGCATCTGGACCAACGATTCGAGGATACTCTATCGCTGCGTACTCAATCGAAGCACGTGGCGCTCCCGTGTGTTCAGCGCCGTGGAGGAATCCAGAGGTTACGTCAAGCGGGCAATGGGGTTGATGTCTCGTGGGAATTAA
- a CDS encoding DUF4910 domain-containing protein encodes MPIDITSFDFTACGEEMYRLLAELFPLCRSITGDGVRETLRIIQGQIPLRLVEVPTGTQVFDWTVPREWAIRDAHISDSNGKRIVDFRSNNLHVVGYSVPVDRTISLAELQNHLYSLETMPDAIPYVTSYYQERWGFCLTHRQRSGLPDGEYRVFIDSELKDGHLTYGELIIPGETDREIFLSTYVCHPSMANNELSGPVVATMLARWIMSRPRRFTYRIVFVPETIGSLTYLSRNLDRMKESIVAGFNLTCIGDDRAYSFLPSRSGSTLADRAALNILGHKHPDFIRYSFLDRGSDERQYCSPGVDLPVVSVMRSKYREYPEYHTSLDNLDLVTPAGLQGGFSAVRDCLELLENNRVYRTTCLGEPQLGRRGLFPTVGTRDSHSQVADMLNVLAYADGTNDLIDISNTIQAPVGRLYPIIGKLAAAGLLVEQAADLSSRDVVEAGV; translated from the coding sequence ATGCCGATTGATATCACTTCCTTTGATTTCACTGCCTGCGGCGAGGAGATGTACCGGCTCTTGGCCGAGCTGTTTCCCCTCTGTCGCAGCATTACCGGCGACGGTGTCCGGGAAACCCTCCGGATCATCCAGGGGCAGATCCCTCTCCGGCTCGTGGAGGTGCCCACCGGCACGCAGGTATTCGATTGGACCGTTCCCCGCGAATGGGCGATCCGCGACGCCCATATCAGCGACAGCAATGGCAAACGGATTGTCGATTTCCGGAGTAATAACCTCCACGTGGTCGGCTATTCCGTGCCGGTGGACAGGACGATAAGCCTTGCCGAACTACAGAACCACCTCTATTCGCTGGAAACTATGCCCGACGCCATCCCGTACGTCACATCCTACTACCAGGAGCGCTGGGGGTTCTGTCTTACGCACCGCCAGCGCTCCGGCCTTCCCGACGGCGAATACCGGGTCTTCATCGACAGCGAACTGAAAGACGGCCATCTGACCTATGGCGAGTTGATCATTCCGGGGGAGACCGACCGGGAGATCTTCCTTTCAACGTATGTCTGCCACCCGTCCATGGCCAACAATGAGCTGTCGGGGCCGGTGGTGGCAACCATGCTGGCCAGGTGGATCATGAGCCGGCCGCGCCGGTTCACCTACCGCATCGTCTTCGTCCCCGAGACGATCGGTTCCTTGACGTATCTGAGCAGGAATCTGGACCGGATGAAGGAGAGCATCGTGGCCGGGTTCAACCTGACCTGCATCGGCGACGACCGGGCCTATTCCTTCCTCCCCTCGCGAAGCGGTTCGACCCTGGCCGACCGGGCAGCCCTGAATATACTGGGGCACAAGCATCCGGACTTCATCAGGTACTCCTTCCTCGACCGCGGCAGCGACGAGCGCCAGTACTGCAGCCCAGGGGTCGACCTCCCAGTGGTGTCGGTCATGCGTTCCAAATACCGCGAGTACCCGGAGTATCATACCTCCTTGGACAATCTGGACCTCGTGACGCCGGCCGGCCTGCAGGGGGGATTTTCGGCGGTGCGGGACTGTCTCGAACTTCTGGAAAACAACCGCGTCTACCGGACAACGTGCCTCGGCGAACCCCAACTCGGCAGGAGAGGGCTGTTCCCCACCGTGGGCACCAGGGATTCCCACAGCCAGGTGGCCGATATGCTTAACGTCCTCGCCTACGCGGACGGAACCAACGATCTGATTGACATCAGCAACACCATTCAGGCGCCGGTCGGCCGGCTCTACCCGATAATTGGCAAACTGGCCGCCGCCGGTCTGTTGGTCGAGCAGGCGGCGGACCTCTCCTCCCGAGACGTCGTGGAGGCCGGCGTATGA
- a CDS encoding polysaccharide deacetylase family protein has protein sequence MYHEVLPDDIALPAWTVVRESDFHRQMQCLATHFDVVSLDEAVDRVSGKAASTRPFAVVTFDDGYQGNARTVLPIMERMGLPFTVYAATRAIVENDLYWYDRVISALAVNREIRVTVKVNGTPESYTIPSSGEDGRWVHVQRLLSRMKLMPAAERDATASEIAADLSLSDSPLKMLTEEELRLLSASSCVTIGCHTHGHELLDRISPREAGETLRLSSDLLTRITGTHPRHFAYPNGNVNQVVRGIVQQSGFETAVTTASGLWSGEVSMMEIPRVGVGRFETITSFKALISRWV, from the coding sequence ATGTACCACGAGGTGTTGCCTGACGATATTGCCTTGCCCGCGTGGACGGTCGTCCGGGAGTCTGATTTCCATCGGCAAATGCAATGCTTGGCAACGCATTTCGATGTCGTGTCTCTTGACGAGGCCGTGGACCGGGTTTCCGGAAAGGCTGCGTCAACGCGGCCATTTGCCGTTGTGACGTTTGATGACGGCTACCAAGGGAATGCGCGTACCGTGTTGCCGATAATGGAGCGGATGGGGCTTCCCTTTACCGTTTATGCGGCAACCAGGGCAATCGTCGAGAATGATCTCTACTGGTACGACCGGGTCATAAGCGCACTGGCCGTCAATAGGGAGATACGGGTAACGGTGAAGGTGAATGGCACCCCGGAGAGCTACACAATCCCTTCTTCCGGAGAAGATGGTCGCTGGGTGCATGTGCAGAGGCTCCTGAGCCGCATGAAGCTCATGCCGGCGGCAGAGCGGGACGCGACGGCAAGCGAAATTGCCGCCGACCTCAGCTTGTCGGACTCGCCCTTGAAGATGTTGACCGAGGAGGAGTTACGGCTGCTTTCTGCATCGAGTTGCGTCACTATTGGCTGTCATACCCACGGTCATGAACTGCTCGATCGGATCAGCCCCCGTGAGGCGGGCGAGACGCTACGTCTTTCAAGCGACCTGCTCACGCGTATCACGGGAACGCATCCTCGACATTTTGCCTACCCCAACGGCAACGTTAATCAGGTTGTACGCGGCATTGTTCAACAGTCTGGATTTGAAACCGCTGTCACAACTGCATCAGGCTTATGGTCGGGAGAGGTGAGCATGATGGAGATTCCGAGAGTTGGCGTCGGACGATTCGAAACTATTACCAGTTTTAAAGCACTCATCTCACGATGGGTGTAA
- a CDS encoding serine O-acetyltransferase, protein MKWSDYTYTVSADLYRYGGRRDRAAFLKSLACIPGFRYTFLMRTAKYLKSRGTLLLPLYALSRFLLNHYQYKYGISIPYNTDIGPGLYIGHFGGIIVNAEATIGRNCNINQEVTVGATYGGKYPGTPVIMNNVYLGPGSKIIGGITLGSHAAVGANCVVTKPVPDHGVVVGIPGEVVSTKGSGEYVVNTVADDVA, encoded by the coding sequence ATGAAATGGTCTGACTACACATATACGGTTTCAGCCGATCTCTACCGCTACGGCGGCCGGCGCGACAGGGCCGCGTTCCTGAAGAGCCTCGCCTGCATTCCCGGTTTCAGGTACACGTTTCTCATGCGCACGGCAAAATACCTGAAAAGCCGGGGCACGCTCCTGCTGCCTCTCTACGCGCTCTCCCGTTTTCTGCTGAACCACTACCAGTACAAGTACGGCATCAGCATTCCGTACAACACCGACATCGGCCCCGGGCTCTACATCGGGCATTTTGGCGGCATCATCGTCAATGCCGAGGCAACGATCGGCCGTAACTGCAATATTAATCAGGAAGTGACCGTCGGCGCCACCTATGGCGGGAAATATCCCGGTACCCCCGTCATCATGAACAACGTCTACCTGGGCCCCGGCAGCAAGATCATCGGAGGCATCACCCTCGGCAGCCACGCGGCCGTCGGCGCGAACTGCGTGGTGACGAAGCCGGTTCCCGACCACGGCGTGGTGGTGGGGATCCCCGGCGAAGTGGTTTCCACCAAGGGTTCCGGTGAGTATGTGGTGAATACGGTGGCAGACGATGTGGCGTAA
- a CDS encoding glycosyltransferase family 2 protein, whose protein sequence is MKQPKVSVIVTCYNYATYLEGCLASILNQTYQDFELVIINDGSTDNTDEVISRFLDNDKVRYINQKNTGQAIATNNGIAAAAGELIAFLDADDLWEPTKLEKQVRLFNRDSIGVVYSRIRFMDAEGCTLDMQLEGKYYTPRSGRVTDALLFENFIPYSSTVVRKECFDKFGMFNPEYKNGLDWDLWLRISREYEFDFVDEYLLIYRIGHPGQLTSNVERSVRCADLIFDRFLEENPGIVPDSVVRKAMAYSYCRRGNQFRKIDRKRSNGFFLNALAKNPAEIGAYVGLVKNFLNM, encoded by the coding sequence ATGAAACAGCCAAAAGTCAGCGTCATTGTTACTTGTTACAATTACGCCACGTATCTGGAAGGGTGCCTGGCGTCCATTCTCAACCAGACCTATCAGGACTTCGAACTGGTGATCATCAACGACGGCTCCACCGATAACACCGACGAGGTTATCTCCAGGTTCCTCGATAATGACAAAGTCAGATACATCAACCAGAAGAACACCGGCCAAGCCATTGCCACCAACAACGGTATTGCGGCCGCCGCCGGAGAGTTGATTGCCTTTCTGGACGCGGACGATCTGTGGGAGCCCACCAAGCTTGAGAAACAGGTCCGCCTGTTCAACCGCGATTCCATCGGCGTGGTCTACAGCCGCATCAGATTCATGGACGCGGAGGGGTGTACCCTTGATATGCAACTGGAGGGCAAATACTACACCCCCCGTTCCGGCCGCGTGACAGATGCCCTCCTGTTCGAAAACTTCATTCCCTACTCATCCACCGTGGTGCGCAAGGAGTGTTTCGACAAATTCGGGATGTTCAACCCCGAATACAAGAACGGCCTCGATTGGGACCTGTGGCTGCGGATATCCCGGGAGTACGAATTCGACTTTGTGGACGAGTACCTGCTCATCTACCGGATCGGTCACCCGGGGCAGCTGACCTCCAATGTGGAGCGGAGCGTTCGGTGCGCGGATCTGATTTTCGACCGCTTTCTCGAAGAAAACCCCGGCATCGTTCCTGACAGCGTGGTCAGGAAGGCCATGGCCTATTCCTACTGCCGGCGGGGCAATCAGTTCCGGAAGATCGACCGCAAACGGTCCAACGGTTTCTTTCTGAACGCGTTGGCCAAGAACCCGGCCGAAATCGGAGCCTACGTGGGGCTGGTGAAGAACTTCCTCAACATGTAG
- a CDS encoding glycosyltransferase family 2 protein — MPKLSIIIPAYNNAHLLPETLDSIFSQDCEPFELIVVDDGSTDNTRDVVEGYGRGIVYLWQENSGGCSKPRNVGIRHATGEYIAMFDSDDIMKPGKVRSQMDFLDRNPDVDFVFTDFCDFRGAEVLASHITTCPIFNSLPKQKVGEDAYVISSTAAYETLLVENFIGGSAMMFRKSLFNEAGPFDETLEVSEDIDFTLRVARTHALGFINRIGHHRRLHDGNMTSKAEKILTRSLRVFGGHLSAPKSSKAQQRLIDKVAGLHGALAYHYRENARYGEALAEYRASLSLRPACLGTYKAMAKLAVMALTSGGK; from the coding sequence ATGCCTAAACTGAGCATCATCATACCGGCCTACAACAACGCCCACCTTCTGCCGGAGACGCTGGACAGCATTTTCAGCCAGGACTGCGAGCCGTTCGAGTTGATTGTCGTTGACGACGGCTCCACCGACAACACGCGGGATGTTGTTGAAGGCTATGGCCGGGGTATCGTCTACCTGTGGCAGGAAAACAGCGGCGGCTGCTCAAAGCCGCGCAATGTCGGCATTCGCCATGCAACCGGCGAATACATTGCCATGTTCGACTCCGACGACATCATGAAGCCCGGCAAGGTCAGAAGCCAGATGGACTTTCTCGACCGCAACCCCGATGTGGATTTCGTGTTCACCGATTTTTGTGATTTCCGCGGCGCCGAGGTCCTGGCCAGCCACATCACCACCTGTCCGATCTTCAACAGCCTGCCTAAACAGAAGGTCGGCGAAGATGCCTATGTGATCAGCAGCACCGCTGCCTACGAGACTCTTCTGGTGGAGAATTTCATCGGCGGCTCCGCCATGATGTTCAGAAAGAGCCTGTTCAACGAGGCTGGCCCCTTCGACGAAACCCTGGAAGTCAGCGAAGACATCGATTTTACCCTGCGGGTGGCGCGCACGCATGCCCTTGGCTTCATCAACAGGATCGGGCATCACCGTCGCCTGCACGACGGCAACATGACCTCCAAGGCGGAGAAGATCCTCACCAGAAGCCTCAGGGTCTTTGGTGGGCATCTCAGCGCACCGAAATCGTCCAAAGCCCAGCAGCGGCTGATTGACAAGGTGGCTGGCCTGCACGGAGCCCTCGCGTATCATTACCGGGAAAACGCCCGCTATGGCGAGGCGCTGGCCGAATACCGGGCTTCATTGAGTCTGAGGCCCGCCTGTTTGGGGACCTACAAGGCGATGGCAAAGCTTGCGGTCATGGCCCTCACCAGTGGCGGGAAATAG
- a CDS encoding lipopolysaccharide biosynthesis protein, with product MGLGRQIFKHTAIYSAATIVGKLASFLMLPFYAHIFQTKGYGVIGMIDASLGILTVLFTGGFQMAILRIYHEQEVHRKELALGTGVRLVWGLSALTVVLPILFSSPISRFALGSAEYYPLVCLALVTFVIDVAGQSASTFLIIRQKSLLFSAVGLVRLFLGLSLNIWLVVILQVGLIGVFISSLVSAAVSTLIFHVVALRDHGFGFDRQIAGSLLRFQLPLLPGELVGFLGRQAERVLVRFLIGLEGMGVLEMAYKFAPLLNLLINIPFGRSWRTKSIEIAEQEDAPRVMGEMFTRYLFFMIFAGLVLAVVMQDILELMTPQSFWSAKRIAQVEIVTTILTGCTTFLSFGILYRKETKVFTYVKSVLTPVKIALAFTLISLWGLSGAAYSALIIEAVTLVWIFHRSQCLYRIPLEYRRIGVMVGGAVIIFALLDGNRYEHFGPAVYAREYLLPGVTGFLQGTPLGEWKSGKLIHLFRMKEGLVVSLFFNMLASMMFLAVIPLLRGKKLLPGQHEVNNA from the coding sequence ATGGGCCTGGGTCGCCAGATATTCAAACATACCGCCATCTACAGTGCGGCGACCATAGTCGGAAAGCTTGCCAGCTTCCTGATGCTGCCCTTCTATGCGCACATCTTCCAGACAAAGGGATACGGCGTTATCGGCATGATCGATGCCAGCCTCGGCATCCTGACGGTCCTGTTCACCGGCGGCTTCCAGATGGCCATCCTGCGCATCTACCACGAGCAGGAGGTCCATCGCAAGGAACTGGCCCTCGGCACCGGAGTTCGCCTGGTGTGGGGCTTGAGCGCCTTGACCGTAGTGCTGCCCATCCTCTTCAGCTCACCCATCAGCCGGTTCGCCCTGGGCAGTGCCGAGTACTACCCCCTTGTCTGTCTCGCGCTGGTAACGTTCGTCATCGACGTGGCCGGTCAGAGTGCCAGTACCTTTCTGATTATCCGGCAGAAATCGCTGCTCTTTTCCGCGGTCGGTCTCGTGCGTCTCTTTCTTGGCCTCTCCCTCAACATCTGGCTGGTGGTCATCCTTCAGGTCGGTCTTATCGGGGTATTCATCTCTTCCCTGGTGTCCGCCGCCGTGAGCACTCTGATATTCCATGTGGTGGCCCTGAGAGACCACGGTTTCGGCTTTGACCGACAGATTGCCGGGAGCCTGCTCAGGTTCCAATTACCCCTGCTTCCCGGTGAACTGGTCGGTTTTCTCGGGCGTCAGGCCGAGCGGGTTCTGGTCCGGTTTCTGATCGGACTCGAAGGGATGGGCGTCCTGGAGATGGCTTATAAGTTCGCGCCGTTGCTGAACCTGCTGATCAATATCCCCTTTGGCAGAAGCTGGCGCACCAAGAGCATCGAAATCGCCGAGCAGGAAGACGCGCCCCGTGTCATGGGCGAGATGTTTACCCGCTACCTGTTCTTCATGATTTTTGCCGGGCTCGTCCTGGCCGTGGTCATGCAGGACATTCTGGAACTGATGACACCTCAGTCGTTCTGGTCAGCCAAGCGGATCGCCCAGGTGGAAATCGTCACCACCATCCTCACGGGATGTACCACGTTCCTGTCGTTCGGAATCCTCTACCGCAAGGAAACCAAGGTTTTTACCTATGTTAAGTCGGTGCTCACCCCGGTCAAGATAGCTCTCGCCTTTACGCTGATCTCCCTGTGGGGGTTGTCGGGCGCGGCCTATTCGGCGCTGATCATCGAAGCGGTCACCCTAGTATGGATATTCCATAGATCCCAGTGTCTTTACCGAATTCCCCTTGAATACCGCCGTATTGGGGTCATGGTGGGCGGAGCCGTCATTATCTTTGCTCTGCTGGACGGCAACCGCTATGAGCATTTCGGTCCGGCGGTCTATGCCCGGGAATACCTGCTGCCCGGAGTGACCGGCTTTCTGCAGGGCACCCCTCTGGGAGAGTGGAAATCCGGCAAACTGATCCACTTGTTCAGGATGAAGGAGGGGCTGGTGGTTTCGCTCTTCTTCAACATGCTCGCATCCATGATGTTTCTGGCCGTTATTCCCCTCCTGAGAGGGAAAAAGCTGCTGCCTGGCCAGCATGAGGTCAATAATGCCTAA